In Oceanotoga teriensis, the genomic window TAGCATACATTCCACCAGGAGTTTCATAATATTTCAATCCAAAATCTTCTTTAATTTTTTTAGGAATACTCATACATACACCCCATCTTTTTTTATTCCAATCTATTTGAGTACTCTTTTTCACAAGATCATCTCCATTATATATTAGTTTTAAATTAAAAATCTGTCCAAACTTGTCATTTTTATATTAAAAATATTATAAATTATTTTGATATAATAAATAAGAAATAAATTTATAATTGGGAGGCAAATATGTTTGATTTTGATAATTATGAAAAATTTACCAAAGGCGAAGAAATAGCAAATTCAATAATTCATGGAATTGGAATTTTATTTTCATTGGCAGCTTTAGTTTTAATGATTGTTTTTTCATCCATTAAAGGAGATCCTTGGAAAATTGTTAGTACAACTATTTTTGGGTCTACATTACTAATTATGTATACTTCTTCTACTTTATATCATGCTCTCACTAATAGAAAAGCAAAACATATTTTTGAAATTTTTGATCATATATCAATATATTTATTAATTGCAGGAACTTATACACCTTATACATTAGTTACATTAAGAGGACCTTTAGGTTGGACAATATTTGGGATAGTATGGGGTATGGCAGTATTAGGAATACTTTTTAAAATCTTTTTTTTAAAAAAACATGTAATGCTTAGTACATTCATTTATATATTAATGGGCTGGATCATAATTATAGGAATAAAACAAATCTTTTTAAACTTACCATTTTGGGGTTTTATTTGGTTAGTAATTGGAGGAATATTGTATACTATCGGAACTATATTCTATATTTGGAGAAAATTTAAATATCATCATGCAGTATGGCATATTTTTGTATTATTTGGAAGTTTTTCACATTTTATATCTATATTTTTTTATATTATTTTTTAATATTTAAGATTATATCGAATATATTATATATTATTATATCTTGAATTAATATTTCAAATGATGTATAATATCTTTTGTTAAAAAGATATTATATAAAAAATAAACTGATGAGCAAAATACACCAGAATACTGATAAATCTATCAGTATTGACTGGTGTACTTTATTTTTTTTGAGAGATATAATATTAACTTTTTAGGCAAAATATTAAAACATCTTGGTGGATGTAAAAAACATTAGGAGGGATTTTTATGGGATTTTTTAAATCATTAGCTACTATGCAGGGATTAATATCTTTGATAATAGTTGTTTTGATTTGTTTGGGAGTTTATATTTTTGCAAAAAGTAAAGGAAAAAAAGCTTCTATAAGTACAAAAGATGTTGTTGCTATTGGGATAGGAGCGGCTTTATTTGCAGCTGTGTCTTTTTTATCAATACCAATAGGACCTAATACATCTTTTAGAATTGCTATAGCATTATTAGTTATATTTGGTGCAATATATGGACCAATAGTTGGTTTTCTTGTAGGATTTATAGGTCATGCTTTAAATGATGCACTTATGTATGGTTCGGTTTGGTGGAGTTGGGTTTTTATGTCAGCAATGATAGGATTATTTGCAGGATTTATATTCTTAAATAAATCTTTTAGTGTTAAAACAGGCCAAATTAATAAATCACATATAATTAAAATGTATTTATATTCAATTTTTGGAATATTAGCTGGAAGTGTAGTTTCTTATTTGGGAGATGTTTTCTTGTATGGTGAACCAGCTGATAAAGTATGGCTTCAAATAATTTTAGCAAATATTTCTAACTTTGTTGTTATCGCAGTGGTTGGAATTCCTGCTATAATTGCTTTGGCAAAAAGAAATTCAAAAGGAAGTTTGGAAAAAGAATAATCGGAGGTTTTTTAATTGGAAATTATAAAATTTGAAAATTTTTATTTCCAGTATCTGGGAGTTAAAGAAAATACTTTAAAAAATATAAATTTAATTATAGAAAAAGGTGAAAAAGTTTTAATTGCCGGACCTAGCGGATCCGGCAAATCCACTTTAGCACATTGTATAAATGGCTTAATTCCTTTTTCTTATAAAGGAAATATCAAAGGTAATTTAAAGATAAAAGATATAATTCCTCATAAAGAAAGTATATTCAAAATAAGTGAATATGTTGGAACCATATTACAAGATCAAGATGCACAATTTGTTGGTTTAAGTGTTGGAGAAGATGTAGCTTTTACTTATGAAAACAATAAAGTTGAACAAAATGAAATGCTTGAATCTGTTAAAAAAGCTCTTTTATCTGTAGATATGATAAATTTTATAAATGAAACTCCTCATAATTTAAGCGGAGGTCAAAAACAAAGAGTATCAATGGCAGGAATACTTGCATCTGATTCAGAGATTTTATTATTTGATGAACCTCTTGCAAATTTAGATCCAGCCAGTGGCAAAAGAGCCATGGAAATAATAAATGAAATAC contains:
- the trhA gene encoding PAQR family membrane homeostasis protein TrhA, which encodes MFDFDNYEKFTKGEEIANSIIHGIGILFSLAALVLMIVFSSIKGDPWKIVSTTIFGSTLLIMYTSSTLYHALTNRKAKHIFEIFDHISIYLLIAGTYTPYTLVTLRGPLGWTIFGIVWGMAVLGILFKIFFLKKHVMLSTFIYILMGWIIIIGIKQIFLNLPFWGFIWLVIGGILYTIGTIFYIWRKFKYHHAVWHIFVLFGSFSHFISIFFYIIF
- a CDS encoding ECF-type riboflavin transporter substrate-binding protein, translated to MGFFKSLATMQGLISLIIVVLICLGVYIFAKSKGKKASISTKDVVAIGIGAALFAAVSFLSIPIGPNTSFRIAIALLVIFGAIYGPIVGFLVGFIGHALNDALMYGSVWWSWVFMSAMIGLFAGFIFLNKSFSVKTGQINKSHIIKMYLYSIFGILAGSVVSYLGDVFLYGEPADKVWLQIILANISNFVVIAVVGIPAIIALAKRNSKGSLEKE